The Arachis ipaensis cultivar K30076 chromosome B07, Araip1.1, whole genome shotgun sequence genome includes a window with the following:
- the LOC107608218 gene encoding probable calcium-binding protein CML41 has protein sequence MAHAIVSKSSKWLFSSKTTFFLFFKLAFPCLTPPPPRTDTASELIMPSNSNMHNTKEDDKLRDVFDHLDVDKDGKVSSKELVDYLGSVGESVNHKVAKKIVNEFDSDGDELLHFGDFVRLMKQEDNGDLEDVLRSAFEMFEVEKGCGCITPKGLQNMLHQLGEVKSHQECEAMIRPFDLDGNGFLDFHEFQQMMSPVP, from the coding sequence ATGGCACACGCCATTGTTTCCAAGTCCTCCAAGTGGTTATTCTCTAGCAAGACtaccttcttcctcttcttcaagtTAGCCTTTCCATGTTtaactcctcctcctcctcgcaCAGACACAGCATCTGAGTTAATTATGCCATCCAATTCCAACATGCACAACACAAAAGAAGATGACAAACTCAGAGACGTTTTTGATCACTTGGACGTTGACAAAGACGGCAAAGTCTCAAGCAAGGAGCTCGTGGATTATTTGGGGTCGGTAGGCGAGTCGGTGAACCATAAAGTGGCAAAGAAGATTGTGAACGAGTTTGACTCCGACGGGGATGAGTTGCTTCATTTTGGGGACTTCGTGAGACTGATGAAGCAAGAGGACAATGGCGACTTGGAAGATGTTCTAAGGAGCGCGTTTGAGATGTTCGAAGTTGAGAAAGGTTGTGGCTGCATAACACCCAAAGGGTTGCAGAACATGTTACACCAATTGGGGGAAGTTAAATCTCACCAAGAGTGCGAGGCCATGATTCGACCATTCGATCTTGATGGCAATGGATTCCTTGATTTCCATGAGTTTCAGCAAATGATGTCACCGGTTCCTTGA
- the LOC107607608 gene encoding lysM domain receptor-like kinase 4, translating into MDNTIVLFTLSFLLVSSNGIMSQQNYSGNSVLNCSNNDAEGPSSDFLYTCNGFQKSCLAFLIFKSQTPHNTIATISNLTSSNPEDLARFNNASHSTLFRTGKEVIVPLNCSCPTREHDDDYDEYYQAQTTYVLPKDPTYFTTANDTFQGLTTCDSLQRYNTYGVLDLHPGMVLHVPLRCACPTARQAGSGTKYLLTYSVNWGDNISNIAARFHVNASSMVDANGFSSENEMLYPFTTVLIPLTSEPNSTITKVQNGQPPSPTTLYTVRKDKKKTKRKRIIVALTSSASFLFFLFVVLSLVFVRRKRLEIFFRGDRRGRTKQVFSEQIREGLASIELLSKVYKFDEIKEATENFSASNRIKGSVYRGVFGKEREIMAIKKMNLGASKEVNLLGRINHFNLIKLEGYCEKDGSFYLVFEYMENGCLREWLGRRNRTIEHQCWRKRIRIAVDVANGLEYLHNFTDPCYVHKAINTDNILLNKDLRAKIANFTLAKESDREVTSSCSYYTSHVVGTRGYMAPEYLDSGRVTSKMDVYAFGVVLLELITGKDSIIVQDDGSETMLSSIILNLIDKDDAEEKLGLFIDPSLVGNCEKVYAIQLVNLSLACLVEEPSRRPNMAEVVSSLLRIYTEIETRTSPCRINDSGSTER; encoded by the coding sequence ATGGATAATACTATTGTTCTCTTCACACTAAGCTTTCTTCTTGTATCTTCAAATGGCATCATGTCACAGCAGAATTATTCAGGAAACTCAGTACTAAATTGCAGCAACAACGACGCAGAGGGTCCTTCTTCAGATTTCCTATACACCTGCAATGGATTCCAAAAATCTTGCTTAGCCTTTCTCATATTCAAATCCCAAACTCCTCACAACACCATTGCCACAATCTCCAACCTCACTTCCTCAAACCCAGAGGACCTTGCAAGGTTCAACAACGCCTCTCATTCCACACTGTTCCGAACCGGCAAAGAAGTCATTGTCCCTCTCAATTGTTCTTGTCCAACCAGAGAacatgatgatgattatgatgagtACTATCAAGCCCAAACCACATACGTTCTGCCAAAAGATCCAACATATTTTACAACAGCAAATGATACCTTTCAGGGATTAACCACGTGCGATTCTCTCCAGCGTTACAATACTTATGGGGTTCTTGATTTGCATCCTGGCATGGTGTTGCACGTGCCCCTCAGATGCGCTTGTCCGACGGCGCGTCAAGCCGGTAGCGGCACCAAGTATTTGCTGACCTACTCGGTTAATTGGGGTGATAACATCTCTAATATCGCAGCACGGTTCCATGTCAACGCAAGTAGTATGGTTGATGCCAATGGTTTCTCCTCAGAAAATGAAATGCTCTATCCATTCACAACTGTCCTGATTCCATTAACAAGTGAACCCAACAGCACAATAACCAAAGTTCAAAATGGTCAACCACCTTCTCCAACTACTCTTTACACTGtaagaaaggataagaaaaagacaaaaagaaaaagaatcatAGTTGCTCTTACTTCCTCGGCGAGCTTCTTGTTTTTTCTGTTTGTCGTTTTATCTCTAGTGTTTGTGCGTAGAAAGAGATTAGAAATTTTCTTCAGGGGAGATAGAAGAGGCAGAACAAAGCAAGTGTTTTCAGAACAAATACGTGAAGGGTTAGCAAGCATTGAGCTTCTTTCCAAAGTGTACAAGTttgatgaaattaaagaagcaactGAGAATTTCAGTGCAAGCAACAGAATCAAAGGCTCTGTCTACCGTGGGGTATTTGGTAAGGAGAGGGAAATCATGGCGATCAAGAAGATGAATTTGGGTGCCTCTAAAGAAGTGAATTTGTTAGGAAGGATCAATCACTTCAACCTGATAAAGCTGGAAGGTTACTGTGAAAAAGATGGATCCTTCTATCTTGTTTTTGAGTACATGGAAAATGGTTGTTTGAGAGAATGGCTTGGGAGAAGAAACAGAACCATAGAACACCAATGTTGGAGAAAGAGGATTCGGATTGCTGTGGATGTTGCAAATGGACTTGAGTATCTTCATAACTTCACAGATCCTTGCTATGTTCACAAGGCCATAAACACTGATAATATATTGCTAAATAAAGATCTAAGGGCCAAGATAGCGAATTTCACTCTGGCTAAAGAATCAGATAGAGAAGTAACAAGCTCTTGTTCTTATTACACATCCCATGTTGTGGGAACCAGGGGTTATATGGCTCCAGAGTATCTTGATTCAGGGAGAGTCACATCGAAGATGGATGTGTATGCGTTCGGAGTGGTGCTGTTGGAATTGATCACCGGCAAAGATTCTATTATTGTGCAGGATGATGGAAGTGAGACGATGCTTTCATCAATCATATTGAATCTCATTGACAAAGATGATGCAGAAGAGAAACTCGGTTTGTTCATTGATCCTAGTCTCGTGGGAAACTGTGAGAAggtctatgcaattcagctagtTAACCTAAGCCTAGCATGCTTGGTTGAAGAACCTTCAAGGAGACCAAACATGGCAGAAGTGGTCTCGAGTTTGCTTAGAATATATACAGAAATTGAGACAAGAACGTCACCCTGCCGCATCAATGACAGTGGAAGCACGGAGAGGTGA
- the LOC107610162 gene encoding uncharacterized protein LOC107610162 isoform X2, translating into MYNNNSVSIPISDHESDEHGGVRVHTRRKRKIVIHRGNHDFREKVLRKLLRHWILIIILLASALFVFEAFTIGRKPDSTVTSELRTPNKNGGIKSINSQLALGKEPQHDNLNRLDPPQGESSLVGRNATFSLARFNLFTGNQTLEQRDTSFEIKESMMVHCGFYSLNGGFKISDEDKTYMHACKVVVSTCAFGGGDDLYQPIGMSEASLKKVCYVAFWDEITLRAQELADHRIGENGFIGKWRVVIVRDLPFVDQRLNGKIPKMLSHRLFPQAKFSIWVDSKSQFRRDPLGVLEALLWHPHSVFAISEHGARSSVYDEAKAVVKKNKAKPEEVEVQLNQYRKDGLPEDKRFIGKKALCEASVIVRKHMPLTNLLMCLWFNEVVRFTSRDQLSFPYVLWRLNAFKYINTFPVCTRKDLVNSMGHIRKAKPLQLQR; encoded by the exons ATGTACAACAACAACAGCGTATCGATCCCTATCTCCGACCACGAATCCGACGAACATGGTGGCGTGCGGGTTCACACGCGACGGAAGCGTAAGATAGTGATTCACAGAGGAAACCACGACTTCAGAGAAAAAGTGTTGAGGAAGTTACTTAGACACTGGATCCTAATCATCATTCTTTTAGCTTCGGCTTTGTTTGTGTTCGAGGCCTTCACCATTGGTCGCAAACCTGATTCCACTGTCACCTCAGAGCTACGAACTCCAAATAAAAATGGTGGAATAAAGTCAATAAACTCGCAACTTGCATTGGGAAAGGAACCCCAACATGACAACTTGAATCGGCTCGATCCACCGC AGGGAGAGTCTTCTTTGGTAGGACGGAATGCTACCTTTTCTCTTGCGAGATTTAATTTGTTTACTGGAAATCAAACATTAGAGCAGAGAGATACAAGTTTTGAG ATTAAGGAATCTATGATGGTACATTGTGGTTTCTACAGTTTAAATGGAGGGTTTAAGATATCTGATGAAGATAAAACTTATATGCATGCTTGCAAAGTTGTGGTTTCTACTTGTGCATTTGGTGGTGGAGATGATCTCTATCAACCTATTGGGATGTCAGAGGCCTCACTTAAGAAG GTCTGCTACGTAGCATTCTGGGATGAAATCACCTTAAGAGCACAGGAATTGGCAGACCACCGAATTGGAGAAAATGGATTTATAGGGAAATGGAGAGTTGTGATTGTGAGGGATCTTCCTTTTGTTGATCAAAGGCTGAACGGCAAAATTCCCAAG ATGTTAAGCCACCGCCTATTTCCTCAAGCAAAATTCTCTATCTGGGTAGACTCAAAGTCCCAATTTAGGAGGGACCCACTAGGTGTGTTGGAGGCACTTCTTTGGCACCCACATTCAGTATTTGCCATATCTGAACATGGAGCTCGCAGTAGTGTCTACGATGAGGCTAAGGCTGTAGTCAAGAAAAATAAAGCCAAGCCAGAGGAAGTTGAAGTGCAGTTGAACCAATACCGCAAGGATGGGTTGCCTGAAGACAAAAGATTTATTGGAAAGAAAG CTCTGTGTGAAGCCTCTGTTATCGTGAGGAAGCATATGCCACTAACTAATCTTCTGATGTGCCTCTGGTTTAATGAGGTGGTTCGATTCACTTCTAGGGATCAACTCAGCTTCCCATATGTCTTATGGCGGCTTAATGCTTTCAAATACATCAATACATTCCCTGTCTGCACCCGCAAGGATTTAGTCAACAGCATGGGCCACATCCGCAAGGCCAAGCCTTTGCAATTACAAAGATAG
- the LOC107610162 gene encoding uncharacterized protein LOC107610162 isoform X1 — MYNNNSVSIPISDHESDEHGGVRVHTRRKRKIVIHRGNHDFREKVLRKLLRHWILIIILLASALFVFEAFTIGRKPDSTVTSELRTPNKNGGIKSINSQLALGKEPQHDNLNRLDPPRCLKLLPVEELEHLDIPVTEESNGPVNQVLYVSEGESSLVGRNATFSLARFNLFTGNQTLEQRDTSFEIKESMMVHCGFYSLNGGFKISDEDKTYMHACKVVVSTCAFGGGDDLYQPIGMSEASLKKVCYVAFWDEITLRAQELADHRIGENGFIGKWRVVIVRDLPFVDQRLNGKIPKMLSHRLFPQAKFSIWVDSKSQFRRDPLGVLEALLWHPHSVFAISEHGARSSVYDEAKAVVKKNKAKPEEVEVQLNQYRKDGLPEDKRFIGKKALCEASVIVRKHMPLTNLLMCLWFNEVVRFTSRDQLSFPYVLWRLNAFKYINTFPVCTRKDLVNSMGHIRKAKPLQLQR, encoded by the exons ATGTACAACAACAACAGCGTATCGATCCCTATCTCCGACCACGAATCCGACGAACATGGTGGCGTGCGGGTTCACACGCGACGGAAGCGTAAGATAGTGATTCACAGAGGAAACCACGACTTCAGAGAAAAAGTGTTGAGGAAGTTACTTAGACACTGGATCCTAATCATCATTCTTTTAGCTTCGGCTTTGTTTGTGTTCGAGGCCTTCACCATTGGTCGCAAACCTGATTCCACTGTCACCTCAGAGCTACGAACTCCAAATAAAAATGGTGGAATAAAGTCAATAAACTCGCAACTTGCATTGGGAAAGGAACCCCAACATGACAACTTGAATCGGCTCGATCCACCGC GTTGCTTGAAGCTTCTGCCAGTTGAAGAACTTGAACACCTTGATATTCCTGTGACAGAAGAGTCTAATGGCCCTGTTAACCAGGTTCTATATGTTTCAGAGGGAGAGTCTTCTTTGGTAGGACGGAATGCTACCTTTTCTCTTGCGAGATTTAATTTGTTTACTGGAAATCAAACATTAGAGCAGAGAGATACAAGTTTTGAG ATTAAGGAATCTATGATGGTACATTGTGGTTTCTACAGTTTAAATGGAGGGTTTAAGATATCTGATGAAGATAAAACTTATATGCATGCTTGCAAAGTTGTGGTTTCTACTTGTGCATTTGGTGGTGGAGATGATCTCTATCAACCTATTGGGATGTCAGAGGCCTCACTTAAGAAG GTCTGCTACGTAGCATTCTGGGATGAAATCACCTTAAGAGCACAGGAATTGGCAGACCACCGAATTGGAGAAAATGGATTTATAGGGAAATGGAGAGTTGTGATTGTGAGGGATCTTCCTTTTGTTGATCAAAGGCTGAACGGCAAAATTCCCAAG ATGTTAAGCCACCGCCTATTTCCTCAAGCAAAATTCTCTATCTGGGTAGACTCAAAGTCCCAATTTAGGAGGGACCCACTAGGTGTGTTGGAGGCACTTCTTTGGCACCCACATTCAGTATTTGCCATATCTGAACATGGAGCTCGCAGTAGTGTCTACGATGAGGCTAAGGCTGTAGTCAAGAAAAATAAAGCCAAGCCAGAGGAAGTTGAAGTGCAGTTGAACCAATACCGCAAGGATGGGTTGCCTGAAGACAAAAGATTTATTGGAAAGAAAG CTCTGTGTGAAGCCTCTGTTATCGTGAGGAAGCATATGCCACTAACTAATCTTCTGATGTGCCTCTGGTTTAATGAGGTGGTTCGATTCACTTCTAGGGATCAACTCAGCTTCCCATATGTCTTATGGCGGCTTAATGCTTTCAAATACATCAATACATTCCCTGTCTGCACCCGCAAGGATTTAGTCAACAGCATGGGCCACATCCGCAAGGCCAAGCCTTTGCAATTACAAAGATAG